A genomic window from Camelus ferus isolate YT-003-E chromosome 9, BCGSAC_Cfer_1.0, whole genome shotgun sequence includes:
- the TAF13 gene encoding transcription initiation factor TFIID subunit 13: MADEEEDPTFEEENEEIGGGAEGGQGKRKRLFSKELRCMMYGFGDDQNPYTESVDILEDLVIEFITEMTHKAMSIGRQGRVQVEDIVFLIRKDPRKFARVKDLLTMNEELKRARKAFDEANYGS; encoded by the exons ATGGCAGATGAAGAAGAAGACCCCACC tttgaagaagaaaatgaagaaattggagGAGGTGCAGAAGGTGGACAGGGTAAAAGAAAGAGACTTTTTTCTAAAGAAT TACGATGTATGATGTATGGGTTTGGGGATGACCAGAATCCTTACACTGAGTCAGTGGATATTCTTGAAGACCTTGTCATAGAGTTCATCACTGAAATG ACTCACAAGGCAATGTCAATTGGAAGACAAGGTCGTGTACAAGTTGAAGATATCGTCTTTTTGATTCGAAAGGATCCAAGAAAGTTTGCTAGGGTTAAAGACTTGCTTACTATGAATGAAGAACTGAAACGAGctagaaaagcatttgatgaagCAAACTATGGATCTTGA
- the TMEM167B gene encoding protein kish-B isoform X2, translated as MTNVYSLDGILVFGLLFVCTCAYFKKVPRLKTWLLSEKKGVWGVFYKGKISVQGEIAISGQRGASEWGCCDWNQAACCCGNRLCCNGLLRPVYKMNPKASISPTANQGDEGEEPVGAWAQRRRAQLKSSKSPG; from the exons ATGACGAACG TGTACTCCTTGGATGGGATTCTCGTGTTTGGTTTGCTCTTTGTCTGCACCTGTGCCTACTTCAAGAAAGTACCTCGTCTCAAAACCTGGCTGCTATCAGAGAAGAAGGGAGTTTGGGGTGTGTTTTACAAAGGTAAGATATCTGTTCAGGGAGAGATTGCCATCTCTGGACAGCGAGGTGCTTCAGAATGGGG CTGCTGTGATTGGAACCAGGCTGCATGCTGCTGTGGCAATCGCCTGTGTTGTAATGGCCTTTTACGTCCTGTTTATAAAATGAATCCTAAAGCATCCATTTCACCAACTGCCAACCAGGGGGATGAGGGTGAAGAACCTGTCGGGGCCTGGGCCCAGCGTAGGAGAGCTCAGCTAAAATCATCAAAGTCCCCAGGATGA
- the TMEM167B gene encoding protein kish-B isoform X1, protein MTNVYSLDGILVFGLLFVCTCAYFKKVPRLKTWLLSEKKGVWGVFYKAAVIGTRLHAAVAIACVVMAFYVLFIK, encoded by the exons ATGACGAACG TGTACTCCTTGGATGGGATTCTCGTGTTTGGTTTGCTCTTTGTCTGCACCTGTGCCTACTTCAAGAAAGTACCTCGTCTCAAAACCTGGCTGCTATCAGAGAAGAAGGGAGTTTGGGGTGTGTTTTACAAAG CTGCTGTGATTGGAACCAGGCTGCATGCTGCTGTGGCAATCGCCTGTGTTGTAATGGCCTTTTACGTCCTGTTTATAAAATGA